One Terriglobia bacterium genomic window carries:
- a CDS encoding DUF6152 family protein, with protein MKRGLIIALLAAAVIGAAVAPAFAHHSFSAFDVTTQRSVTGMVNKVDWTNPHIWLWIDVPNDKGGTDRYGFEGMSPNYLARRGWTRTTLKIGDKITIDYRPMKDGSKGGMFMTGKTNGKVLSMAGGKDDPSGYGEK; from the coding sequence CGCACTTCTCGCGGCCGCCGTCATCGGCGCTGCCGTTGCACCCGCATTTGCGCACCATTCGTTCTCCGCCTTCGATGTCACGACCCAGAGGTCGGTGACCGGAATGGTGAACAAAGTGGACTGGACCAATCCGCACATCTGGCTGTGGATTGACGTGCCCAACGACAAGGGCGGAACAGATCGTTATGGCTTCGAAGGCATGAGCCCGAACTACCTGGCGCGGCGTGGCTGGACACGAACAACTCTGAAAATCGGCGACAAAATCACGATCGATTACCGCCCCATGAAAGACGGCTCCAAAGGTGGGATGTTCATGACCGGCAAGACCAACGGCAAAGTCCTATCGATGGCGGGCGGCAAAGACGACCCTTCCGGCTACGGGGAGAAATAA